DNA sequence from the Marinilongibacter aquaticus genome:
CAAAGAAACAAGCAAGGAGCAATTACTCTTGAAAAATGGCCTCCGACTGTGCCCATCCAGAAGAAAACGAAAACAATTAGAATACCTATTCTCATGAGAAAAAAATACTACACCATCCTTTTAATACTCTTTTGCAAAGCCCTGATGGCACAAATAACAATAAGTGGCACAGGCTTTGGGATAGACCAGAGCTCGGGAGCCTATGGGGCCGACGGAACGTACACATTAAACAATTCTTTCACATTTACCGGGCTTCCCGTATTTGATTCCGGAACCAATCAATACGTAACCGGAGGGCTCGTTTTCAGTGGATTATACTTTTATGAAATCATCCGCAGAGTCAATGGCAAATGGACAATAGCCTGGGCGTACAACAATACAGGAACCACACATAGCGGAATGCTCTATCGAGCCCAAACAAGCAGTACCGATATCGACCCGCCCTGTAACGACATCTGGGATCAATACAAATACAACCCAAATGACAATACCCCTACAGGCAATACAGCTTCAGCGATTTTGACCGGCACTACCTGCGTCAACCTTCCCGTACCGCAAAATGCCATTATTACAAGGCCAACGGCTCAAAGCTTACCACAACTGAGCAATTTATCTATAAATGCCATTGTAAACCCTCAACCTGGCATGATACTTTGGAGTCTGGAAGACAGCTGCATAAAAGTGTATAACGGAACGGCATGGAATTGCCTTTGAATGGCCCAACCGAATGATTGTTAAACAATTAAAACCTATAATAATGAAAAAAATATTCACTCTATCCATTTACTGCTTCATGCTAACCAGTGCTTCTGCCCAAGTGACCGTCTCAGGGGTTTCGCTCGGAGGAAGGCTCTATTCGCCCAGCGGACCATACAGCCAAAACAACAGCACATGGAAAGACTTTAACCAAACCTATTTGCCATCTCATGACTACGTAGACAAAGTGGGTTATTACCCTTTCGACGCCAATACAATTCCATTTATAGGCCCGAGCGACGTATATATCCTAAGACATGATAATTATTGGCAGATTCAGCAATTCGGCCCGTATCACAATATCCGATTTGAGTCAAAATACATGTACAATGACTCCATACCTCCATGCACAGCGGTATATAACGAATATCAGGACTGGAATTCAAACGGTGGTGAAAGCTTCACTCCAAAACTCAAAATTGGAGAAAGCACAATTACACTGACGGGCAATTGCTCCAATACGCCGCCATTACCGATGCCCTCACAAGCCATCATATTATCCCCTTCGGCTGTATCCTTACCCCGATTGAGCAATATCGCCATTAATGCCATTGTAAATCCGCAGCCCGGTATGTTGGTTTGGAGTTTGGACGACAGCTGCATAAAAGTGTATAACGGGACGGCATGGAATTGCCTCTAAGAAAATGATTCTACTCTCTCGGGTATGACAGAGTTGAAAGATACTGTGATAAAGGTGCCCTATGCCTGTCGCTTTAACGCATACTGTTCCAACTGTAACCCCCGCCCTACTTGACATGAGCCAGAGGCTCCTCAAAAGCTGAAATTCCATACAAATTCTCTCTCAAAATAAGCCTTTGCCAATCAGAGGCTTATTTTTTTCTTCTCCCTAGAAATAGGGATTTTTCGAAGTGCTTTTTAAACGCAATTTGGTAAAGAATATAAACCAAAGTTATACACAGAAATAAATCCAATTAAAACAAAAATCATCATGAAAAGAATCACAATCCTTATGAGCTTTATTCTAGTATGCCTCTGTCTAACTTCTTGTTGCAAGGGTGCTTGGTCTTCTTGGAAACCAACTCATTCTTCTTGCGACAGTAACTTTTGGTGCCTTTTTAAAGGCCAAAAAGCAACCTACCAGCATTACGAAAAACTTAAAGAATGCGAAAACACTACGCTAAGAAGAACAAAAAAGACAAAGTTAAAATGTGGCTGTTAATACGCACTCTCCAAAATCCAAATTACCGATGGATACATCCAGCCCCAAAAGCCTCTTTGGCCTTTGAGGGCTGGTTTATTCTATGCTTCCAATACGCTCAAAAATTGCCCAATTCCCCAAAAAAGCCTAAATCTTCTTTCTAAATGCTATATTTACCCCAACAGTAGAATTCGCGATGAGAATAACGGTAATTGGTGGGGGAAGTTGGGGCACAGCCTTGGTCAAAATACTCAGTGAGAACAACACCGCCCGAATAAAGTGGTGGATGCGTGACAAAGAGATGGTGCAGCACATCCGCACACTTCACCACAACCCGAAATATTTGAGCAGTGTTGAGTTTCACCCTTCGCGGGTGAAGGCCTACAACAACCTCAAAAACGCCCTCAAAGAAACCGAATGGGTGGTATTGGCCATTCCGGCCGCTTTTCTGGAAGAGGCCATAGCTGAATTGAAACCCAAACACTTTGAAGGAAAAAAAATCGTTTCGGCAATCAAGGGAATCATCCCGAGCAAAAATGAACTCGTCACCGATTTTATGTGTAGGCAGTTTGGCGTACCGCTCGAAGAACAGGCGATCATTGCCGGCCCATGCCATGCCGAAGAAGTAGCCCAAGAGAAGCAATCGTATTTGACGATAGCTGGCCCCTCGCAAACTGTGGCACAGTCTTTCGCCACGCTTTTGGCCTGCAGGTATGTAAAAACCCAGGCGATAACGGATATTTATGGAGCAGAATATTCTGCGATTATCAAAAACATTGTGGCCCTGGCCAGCGGAATCACCCACGGTTTGGGGGCAGGTGATAATTTTCAGGCGGTATTGATCTCAAATGCGATGCTCGAAATCGAGCGTGTGGTCAATCGGGCTTCGCAGGCTTCGCGTAATTTATTGAGTTCGGCATATCTTGGCGATTTATTGGTGACCGCCTATTCGCAATTCAGCAGAAACCGTGCCTTCGGCAATATGATTGGCCGCGGCTACACTGTGCATTCTGCCCAACTCGAAATGAACATGATTGCCGAAGGCTATTATGCCGTAAACAGCCTATATCAAGTGGTGAAATCATGGGATTTGGAATTGCCCATTATCGAATTTACCTACAATGTATTGTACAAAAAAAACTCCTTGAAAAAGGAGTTTTCCATCTTAAAAAACAGATTGGTTTAATCTTACAATTCTTTACGAATGGACTCGGCAATAGTGGCCAGCTCTTCTTGCGAAAGCTTGAGTTTCGAGCCAAAATCCATATCGGCCATGCTGTTCATCGGAATAAGGTGCACATGAGCATGCGGCACCTCCAAACCAATCACGGCAATGCCCACCCTTTTGCAAGGCACGGCTTTCTTTATCGCGGGCTCTATTTTCTTCGCAAAAGCCATAAGGCCCAAATAGAGTGAATCGGGCATATCGAAAATATAATCGACTTCTTGTTTTGGAATGACCAACACATGCCCTTTGGCACAGGGGAAGGCGTCCAAGAAGGCCAGATAATCCGCATCCTCAGCTATTTTATGAGCCGGGATATCGCCATTGACAATTTTCGTGAAGATTGATGCCATTTCTATTACATTGAAATTTCAACCACTTCCACTTCAACCACACCCGCTGGAGCTTGGATTTCGGCCTTTTCACCCACCGCCTTGCCCAAAAGCCCTTTGGCAAAAGGAGAATTGATGGATATTTTTCCCTGCTTCAGGTTTGCTTCTTCTTCAGCCACCAAAGTGTAGGTCATTTTGGCTCCACTTTTCAGGTTTTTGATGGTCACCTTATTCATAAGAGAAACCTTAGAATTGTCTATGGCCGATTCGTCCAAAATACGGGCATTGGCCATTAAGGTTTCCAATTTAGAGATCTCGCTTTCCAGTAGTCCTTGTGCGTCTTTTGCCGCATCGTACTCAGCATTTTCAGAAAGATCACCTTTGTCTCGAGCCTCGGCAATTTGTCTTGCAATCTCATTGCGTCCTCGTGTCTTCATCTCGGTTAACTTGGCCTTCAGGGTCTCGTAACCTTCTTTGGTATAATACTGATATTTCGACATGTTAATATTTAGCTTAATGTGTCATAAAAAACTGCCCTCCACTAAAATGAGGAGGGTAGAAAAAAAAAGAACGGCGAAAATCGACCGTCCCTAAAATCCATGTTCCGATTCAGAAACTAAATCAACTTCGCTCTTCGTATAAAGTACGTTTGGTATAAAAACTCATCACAAAACTTTAATCCTCAAATGTACAAATTTATCTGTGGATAACAACAGAGCCCAACAAGAAATAAGCTCTTAGCAATGGCTTTAGATCAAGGTTTCACCGCATTTCTCGCCCCATTCTCATAGCCGTTTTACTCGCGATTCACGGGCAAATACATTTCATTTTCCCCAATCAGGAAATAGCCATAGTTTTGCAGAACCAAAATACGATACACCATGCGAATCATTTTTATGGGCACGCCCGAATTTGCGGTCGCCAGCTTGAAAAAACTTGTCGACGAGGGAGCCAATATTGTAGCTGTAGTGACCGCTCCCGACAGGCCCGCAGGCCGAGGGCAACAAATGCGACAAACGCCCGTGAAAATCTTCGCTGTAGAAAACGACATTCCGGTTTTGCAACCCGAGAAATTACGCTCACCCGATTTTCTGGAGACTTTGGCCAGTTACCAAGCCGACCTCCAGATTGTGGTTGCTTTCCGTATGCTTCCAGAGGTGGTTTGGAGTATGCCGCCGCTGGGCACTTTCAACCTTCACGGCTCGCTGCTGCCGCAATATCGCGGTGCTGCCCCGATCAATTGGGCCATCATCAACGGCGAAAAAACCACCGGTGTAAGCACTTTCTTCATTGAAAAAGAAATAGACACGGGAAATATTTTATTTACCGAAAACATAGACATCCCCAAGGACATGAATGCCGGGGAACTTCACGATGAAATGAAAGAAGTGGGTGCAAACTTGGTTTGGATGACAACGCAAGCCATTGCACAGAAAAGTTATACTTTAAAAAAACAAGAGGAATTGATTGATGGAGCACTCAAGCCCGCTCCGAAAATCGACAAAGAAGTGTGCAAAATCAACTGGCTCGAAACAAGCGAACACATCTATAACCTAATCCGTGGATTGAGCCCCTATCCCGCCGCCTGGACTTGTTTCAGACAAAAGGACAAGAACAAAGACCTCGCTGTCAAGATTTATGCCTGCAGAATGGAAAAGGCTGTACACCAATTACCTGTTGGAGGCATACAGTCCGACCAAAAAACGTATATGAAAATTGCGTGCAACGACGGTTTTATCCATGTACTGTCCTTGCAAATTCCGGGCAAGAAACAAGTACAAATCGACGAATTCTTGAGGGGTTACGCGATCGACAACTTCGAGGTTGTGCTGTAAATCAAGCTTTAGCCCCGTTTTTTTCGATAAGGCAAATCCTTCACCAAACCATCGACAGCCATTGAACCCAATCGGCTTGGTGTATCGTAAGGTGTGCTTGGCCTTTGCAGTGTCTCATCCGACCAAATCAAGGCTCCGCTGCGTCCGTCGTACAGACGGGCTTCAACCCGCGTACCGCCCGGGCTGCTGAAACGCCCACCGGGAAAGACTTCGACTTTCGACGTACCCACAAGCACCGCATCCACACCCAAAATCTGGCACAATTGGGCTTTGTCCATGTTTTGCAATTGTTGAATGGGAATACCGGCATCCGACAGGCGTTTGTTGGTCACAGCGAAAGACTGAATCACTTTTTGGATTCGTCCCTTTTCGATTTCTTTGGCCATTACGGTAAAGAAATCCTTTTGAATTTCCAATCCGGCCAATCGGCCTTGTTCTGCCCAGTACTCGTCTCCATTCCGACCGCGGGCTTGCCGCATCATCATTTTATAATTGTTGTCGAAACTTACAGCAAAGGGCAAAATTGCCACTTCACGATGCTGACCCGCCATGCTCAAGGCATCATCAGACACGTAGGGCCCTTTCGAAGCACAAGAAGCCAAGAAGAAGAGGGCCAATATGGGGAATATATATTTTGCTTTCATCATGCCTTTATAACGCCAAAGAAAGCCCGATCGTTGCTTAAAATTCTTTAAATAAAAGACTGGACTTAAAACGATTGCACCGTTTCGATAAAGCATTTCACCTTCTCGGGGTCTGTATCGGGATAAACTCCGTGGCCCAAATTCGCAATGTATCGTTGCTTGCCAAAGGCTTTTAGCATGGCCTTGGTTTCCTTTTCGATTTGCGAAAAAGTGCCGTAAAGCACACAAGGGTCCAAATTGCCTTGCAAAGTTTTTGTGGGAATCAGTGCTCGCGATTCCTGAATGTCCATATTCCAATCCAAGCCCACAACTTCGCATGCAAGCTGACCGATTTCTTTTCGGGCGAAAAAAGCTCCTTTGGCGAAAACGGTTACAGGCACCTCATCGATGGCCTCACAAATTTGCTGGATGTAAGGAACGGCAAAAGCACTGTATTGAGCTGGCGACAAAATGCCCGCCCAACTGTCGAACACCTGTATGAGGTTTGCTCCTGCCCTAACCTGAGCCTTAAGGTAGGCGATCGTCACATCCGTAATCTTTTGCAAAAGGGCATGAGCCAATTCCGGTTCGGTATACAGCATTTTTTTCGCCTCTGAAAATGTCTTTGACCCGTGGCCTTCCACCATGTAACAAAGAATGGTGAAGGGAGCCCCAGCAAAACCGATTAAAGGCACACGGTCTTCAAGCCCCTTTTTTGTTAAACGAATGGCATCAATCACATACGACAAATGCTCTTCAATATGGGCTGTGTTCAGGTCTTCTACATCTTTGGCCGACTTCACGGTTTTCGGAAAAAGAGGTCCTTTCTTTTCTATCATTTCGTAAGGCAATCCCATGGCTTCGGGCACCACCAAAATATCCGAAAAAATGATGGCCGCATCCACACCCAAGATATCCACAGGCTGAATGGTCACTTCGGCAGCCATTTCCGGGCTCTTGGCCAAATTGATGAAACTGCCTGCCTTTTCACGTACCTCGCGGTATTCTTTCAAAATTCTTCCTGCCTGACGCATCGTCCATACAGGCACTCGCTCCACTTGCTCGCCCCGTGCAGCACGAAGCAAAAGATCATTTTTCAAATTCATTCGGCAAAAATAACAGCAAATACGAGATGGTTTTACTTTGTTTGTCTAAAAACAAGTGGTGAATGCCACATTTAATTTGGGAATGAAGTCGACAAAGCTGAATTTTAATTCCTGAAAACAAAACCTAATCGCACGTGAAGTACAGAACGCTGGGCAAATCCGGAATACAGATTTCAGAAATCAGTTTGGGCACTTGGCAAGTCGGAGGCAAATGGGGTCAAGCTTTTGACTTTTCTTTGGCCGACCGCATTTTGAACGAAGCCGTGGACGGGGGTGTAAACTTTATCGACACCGCCGATGTATACGGCAACAATATCGGCGAAAGCGAAACCGCCGTTGGTCGATTTGTCCGCAGCCGTAAGGAGAAAATCTATGTGGCGACAAAATGTGGCCGACAAGTGAGCCCGCATGTAAATGAAGGGTATCAGCCCCAAGTCTTAAGGAAATTCGTGGAAGACAGCCTAAGCCGCATGGGTTTGGAAACGATCGACCTGATCCAGTTGCATTGCCCGCCCACCGAAGTCTATTATCGCCCCGAAATATTTGAGCTGTTCGATAGGCTTAAAACAGAAGGCAAAATTCAACATTTGGGCATCAGTGTCGAAAAAATAGAAGAGGCCATCAAAGGCATGGAATACGACAATGTGTGTGCGGTGCAGATCATTTTCAACATGTTTCGCCAAAGGCCAAACGAGCTGTTTTTCGAACTGGCCCATAAACACAATGTGGGCATTCTGGCCCGCGTGCCTTTGGCCAGCGGACTTTTGACGGGCAAGTTTTCTTCCAGCTCGACATTCGAGCCGGGCGATCACCGCAATTTCAACAGAAATGGAGAAGTTTTCGACAAAGGTGAAACCTTCGCGGGCATCGATTACGAAACCGGTCTGAAGGCCGTCGAGGCCCTGAAAGAGGCATTTCCTTCGGCACATTTATCGCAATTGGCTTTGCGTTGGATTCTGAGTTTCCCCGAAATATCGGCGGTTATTCCGGGAGCAAGTTCTCCGGATCAAATAATGAAAAACCTCGCAGCCGCCGAGGCCCCAGACATTTCGACGGAACAAAAGGATATCATTTCGGACATTTACAACGCATACATCAAATCGCTGGTGCATCAACGTTGGTAAGCCCATCATTTCTTAATTTTGAACAAATAATTAACCTAAACTATGACATATGTAGCAAACGCATCGCGGTACGATAAAATGAGCTATCGCCGATGTGGAAACAGTGGCGTAATGCTTCCAGAAATTTCGCTGGGCCTTTGGCACAATTTCGGTGGCGTGGACACCTTCGAAACTTACCGGGCTATTTTGCGTGAAGCTTTCAACGCCGGGGTAACCCATTTCGACTTGGCCAACAATTACGGCCCGCCTCCGGGCTCGGCCGAAGAAAACTTTGGCCATATTCTGAAAAAAGACTTTTTGCCTTATCGCGACGAACTGATCATTTCTTCAAAAGCCGGATACCGCATGTGGCCCGGTCCGTATGGCGAATGGGGCTCGAGAAAATACCTGATTGCCAGTTGCAATGCCAGCTTAAAACGCATGGGACTGGATTATGTCGATATTTTCTATTCGCACCGCCCAGACCCCAATACGCCACTTGAAGAAACCATGGGGGCATTGGATCAAATCGTGCGTTCGGGAAAGGCCATTTATGCGGGCCTGAGCAATTACGATCCCGAACAAACAGCACAAGCCGTAGCCATTTTGAAAGATTTGGGTACGCCCTGCCTGATTCACCAGCCGAAATACAGCATGTTGGTACGTGAACCCGAAAACGGCCTTTTGGATATTTTGGGCAAAGAAGGCATCGGTTGCATTCCGTTCTCGCCTTTGGCTCAAGGTTTGTTGACCAACAAATACCTTAAAGGAATACCCGAAGGTTCGCGGGCAGCCCTTGATCATGGTTTCTTGCAAAAAGACGAGGTAAACGATAAAGTGATAGACCGCATGAGAAGACTGAACGCCTTGGCCGAAAGCCGCGGGCAGTCGCTTGCCCAAATGGCCATAGCGTGGTTGCTGAAAGACGAACGCGTGACAACGGTGCTCATCGGGGCCAGCCGCGTTTC
Encoded proteins:
- the greA gene encoding transcription elongation factor GreA, with the translated sequence MSKYQYYTKEGYETLKAKLTEMKTRGRNEIARQIAEARDKGDLSENAEYDAAKDAQGLLESEISKLETLMANARILDESAIDNSKVSLMNKVTIKNLKSGAKMTYTLVAEEEANLKQGKISINSPFAKGLLGKAVGEKAEIQAPAGVVEVEVVEISM
- the fmt gene encoding methionyl-tRNA formyltransferase — encoded protein: MRIIFMGTPEFAVASLKKLVDEGANIVAVVTAPDRPAGRGQQMRQTPVKIFAVENDIPVLQPEKLRSPDFLETLASYQADLQIVVAFRMLPEVVWSMPPLGTFNLHGSLLPQYRGAAPINWAIINGEKTTGVSTFFIEKEIDTGNILFTENIDIPKDMNAGELHDEMKEVGANLVWMTTQAIAQKSYTLKKQEELIDGALKPAPKIDKEVCKINWLETSEHIYNLIRGLSPYPAAWTCFRQKDKNKDLAVKIYACRMEKAVHQLPVGGIQSDQKTYMKIACNDGFIHVLSLQIPGKKQVQIDEFLRGYAIDNFEVVL
- the mgrA gene encoding L-glyceraldehyde 3-phosphate reductase yields the protein MTYVANASRYDKMSYRRCGNSGVMLPEISLGLWHNFGGVDTFETYRAILREAFNAGVTHFDLANNYGPPPGSAEENFGHILKKDFLPYRDELIISSKAGYRMWPGPYGEWGSRKYLIASCNASLKRMGLDYVDIFYSHRPDPNTPLEETMGALDQIVRSGKAIYAGLSNYDPEQTAQAVAILKDLGTPCLIHQPKYSMLVREPENGLLDILGKEGIGCIPFSPLAQGLLTNKYLKGIPEGSRAALDHGFLQKDEVNDKVIDRMRRLNALAESRGQSLAQMAIAWLLKDERVTTVLIGASRVSQLHNSLGALENKAFSTEELSQIEDILAS
- a CDS encoding aldo/keto reductase codes for the protein MKYRTLGKSGIQISEISLGTWQVGGKWGQAFDFSLADRILNEAVDGGVNFIDTADVYGNNIGESETAVGRFVRSRKEKIYVATKCGRQVSPHVNEGYQPQVLRKFVEDSLSRMGLETIDLIQLHCPPTEVYYRPEIFELFDRLKTEGKIQHLGISVEKIEEAIKGMEYDNVCAVQIIFNMFRQRPNELFFELAHKHNVGILARVPLASGLLTGKFSSSSTFEPGDHRNFNRNGEVFDKGETFAGIDYETGLKAVEALKEAFPSAHLSQLALRWILSFPEISAVIPGASSPDQIMKNLAAAEAPDISTEQKDIISDIYNAYIKSLVHQRW
- the hemE gene encoding uroporphyrinogen decarboxylase, giving the protein MNLKNDLLLRAARGEQVERVPVWTMRQAGRILKEYREVREKAGSFINLAKSPEMAAEVTIQPVDILGVDAAIIFSDILVVPEAMGLPYEMIEKKGPLFPKTVKSAKDVEDLNTAHIEEHLSYVIDAIRLTKKGLEDRVPLIGFAGAPFTILCYMVEGHGSKTFSEAKKMLYTEPELAHALLQKITDVTIAYLKAQVRAGANLIQVFDSWAGILSPAQYSAFAVPYIQQICEAIDEVPVTVFAKGAFFARKEIGQLACEVVGLDWNMDIQESRALIPTKTLQGNLDPCVLYGTFSQIEKETKAMLKAFGKQRYIANLGHGVYPDTDPEKVKCFIETVQSF
- a CDS encoding NAD(P)H-dependent glycerol-3-phosphate dehydrogenase, whose protein sequence is MRITVIGGGSWGTALVKILSENNTARIKWWMRDKEMVQHIRTLHHNPKYLSSVEFHPSRVKAYNNLKNALKETEWVVLAIPAAFLEEAIAELKPKHFEGKKIVSAIKGIIPSKNELVTDFMCRQFGVPLEEQAIIAGPCHAEEVAQEKQSYLTIAGPSQTVAQSFATLLACRYVKTQAITDIYGAEYSAIIKNIVALASGITHGLGAGDNFQAVLISNAMLEIERVVNRASQASRNLLSSAYLGDLLVTAYSQFSRNRAFGNMIGRGYTVHSAQLEMNMIAEGYYAVNSLYQVVKSWDLELPIIEFTYNVLYKKNSLKKEFSILKNRLV
- a CDS encoding HIT family protein: MASIFTKIVNGDIPAHKIAEDADYLAFLDAFPCAKGHVLVIPKQEVDYIFDMPDSLYLGLMAFAKKIEPAIKKAVPCKRVGIAVIGLEVPHAHVHLIPMNSMADMDFGSKLKLSQEELATIAESIRKEL